The region ACCCCCTGGTGGCTGGTAGAGCTATTTAACAACACCTTCGTGTACTGGATCCTGGGCGCGACTCACGGCGCATGGGTCGGGGCCATTCTGGGCGTCCTTGCGGGCGTTGCCGTGGGCGTTGAGGTGGCGAAGGCGGGCCTGACGGGCGCGGTGATCGGCATGCTGGTGGGCGCGATTACCGGCGCGCTGGCGGGCGTCATCCTGGGAGGGATTGGCGGAGCAACGTTCGGCGCCATGAAGGCCGGATACGTCATCATGCGCACGCGATGGTGGAGCCGCTAATAGCGCCATGCGCGTCCTCGTCGTGGCGGACGTTCACGGAAACCTGACCGCCTTCGAGACGGTCATCGCGGACGCCCGCCGCAGGGGCGGCTTCGACGCTATCGCCTGCGCGGGCGACATCGTGGGCTACGGGCCCGCGCCCGGTGAGTGCCTGGCGCTGCTGCGCTCCTTCCCGCACGTAGCGGTCGCCGGCAACCACGACTGGGGCGCCGTCGGCAAGGTCAACCTGCGCGACTTCAACCCGGCCGCCGCCGAAGTGTGCCGGTGGGCGGGCGCGCAACTGAACGCCGAGCAGCGGACGTACCTGGAGGACCTGCCCCTGACGACGACCGTAGGCGACCTCACCCTGGCGCACGGCAGCCCGCGGGACCCCGTCTGGGAGTACCTGGTCTCCGAGAGCGCCGCGCAGCAGTGCTTCCCCCTCTTCAGCACGCCCGCCTGCCTGGTGGGCCACTCGCATCTCCCGCTCCTGTTCGAGCAGCGGGCCGGCGGCTCGTGCAATGTTCGGCTACTGGAGCCCAACAAGACGGTCTCGCTCGAAGGGCGTCGCCTCATCTTCAATCCGGGCGGCGTCGGTCAGCCCCGCGACCGGGACCCACGGGCGGCGTACGCACTGTACGACCACAAGGCCCGCTCTCTCACCCACCACCGCGTCGCGTACGACGTAGCCGCCACGCAGGAGGCCATGCGTCTGCACCGCCTGCCGCAGTCCCTCATTGAGCGGCTGAGCCACGGCGTGTAGGACGGCGCGTCCGCCCCCTGGTCTCTCAGCGTCCGCAACCCCCATCTCACGCGGATTTGGGCCTCCCGCCATGCATCCGGCGCGGGGCGTACGGCGTATAACCAGGTGACATCCAAAAACTGAAGGAGGAAACCAACAATGTCAAAGCAACTCGCCATATTAGCCCTGCTGCTCGGGACCGCCATCGCCGTGTCCGCCTGCACCGCGGCACCCGCTCCCGCGCCACAACCACCCGCTCCGGCGGCCCAGGCACCAGCGCCCGCCGCGCAACCACCTGCGCCAGCGCCCGCAAAGCCCGCTGAGGTGGCGTCCACGACCTCGCCCACCGACGCGACGTCCATCATGGTGAGCAAGGACCCCACACTTGTGTCCATCATGACAGACGGCAAGGGCCGCGCGCTCTACCTGTTCACCAAGGACGAGAGGAACAAGTCGAACTGCGTGGATGCCTGCGCCCAGAACTGGCCGCCGCTCACCGTCAAGGGTGACGTCAAGGCCGGGGCTGGCGCCGGCGCCATGCCCGGGCTGATCGGCACCACCGCCCGCGCCGACGGCTCCACCCAGGTCACCTACAACGGCTGGCCGCTGTACTACTTCGCCAAGGACGAGAAGCCTGGCGACGTCAAGGGCCAGAACGTGGGCGCTGTCTGGTTCGCCCTCTCCATGGACGGAGCGCCTGTCCAGAACGCCGCGCCGGTCAAGACCGCGAAGAACGCCACACTGGGGACAGTTCTCGCCGAAGCCAGCGGCCGCACTCTGTACATTTACACCAAGGATGAGAGAAACAAGTCGAACTGCGCCGGAGCCTGCGCTCAGAACTGGCCTCCCCTGCTGACCAGCGGCGATCCCAAGGCCGGAGAGGGGTTGACGGCGGGACTCATCGGCACCACCGCCCGCGCCGACGGCTCCACCCAGGTCACCTACAACGGCTGGCCTCTCTACTACTTCGCCAGGGACGAGAAGCCCGGCGACGTCAAGGGCCAGAACGTGGGCGCTGTCTGGTTCGTGGCCAATACAGACGGCGCGTTTGTCCAGAACACCGCGCCGGTCAACATTGCAAAGAACGCAACGCTGGGGGCCGTCCTCGCGGACGCCAGCGGCCGCACGCTCTACCTGTTCGCCAAGGACGAGAAGAACAAGTCAACCTGCACCGGCGGTTGCGCGCAGACCTGGCCGCCGCTGCTGTCGAAGGACGCGCCGAAGGCGGGCGAGGGCGTGACAGCCGCGATGCTGGGCACGATCACCCGCGCCGACGGCTTCACTCAGGTCACCTACAACGGCTTGCCCCTGTATTACTTCGCCAGGGATGAGAAGCCAGGGGACGTCAAGGGCCAGAATGTGGGTGGCAACTGGTTCGTCGTCAATCCCGCGGGCGAAGCCATCAAGCCCGCCGCGGCGGCGGCTCCATCCGCGCCCGCCACGGCGCCGATGTCCGCGCCCGCATCGTCATCCAACTCCAGCTACTAGCGCATCCGCCCCGCGCGGCACGAGACCCCGAAGGAAAACCTTCGGGGTCTCGTTTTGCCCACCGGCAACCGTGCCATGAGTTAATCTAGTCATGAGCACCCACGGTATTCGCGCTCCGCCGCTGCTCGGTACTGAGTATCTTCCAGACTATCAGCCCCAGAACGATGAACAGCGCCGTGTCAGCGATGAAGATTGACCGCACGCCGAGCACGACGGTCATCGTACCGGCGACAAGCGCAGCCAGGCCGACGCCGAACGCATTGACACTCTGGGCCACACCGAATACCGCGCCCTGCTTCTCCCGTGGCACCGCGGCGCTGAGGAGCGTACTCGTCGCCGTCAGAAGCGTGCCCTGGCACAGGCCGACCGCCCCGAACAGGACTGCGGCCGCGACCGGCGACCTGAGCCACACCTGAAGAAGATACAGCGCGGCGGCGGCGAACGCCGCGACAAGCACCGCGAGATACAGGCTGTAGCCCCGGCTCAACCTTGCAACGGCCAGCGATGACACGGCGCTTGCCAGTCCAAACACGGACAGAGCGAGGCCCGCGAACGTGGCCGCTCCTTCGGCGACCATGTCCTGCATGTAGACAGCCATGATGGGCTGCACCATGAATGGACCGAAGTAGATAATCATCAACACGCCTAGCAAAGGCACCACTTTGGGCATGGTCAGGACGACGCGCATATTCCGTAGTGGATGGATGTGGCGGCCCTTCCCCTGCGGAGGCTCGAATCGCTCACGTACGAACAGCAGTACGACAAGAAAACCCATGAACGCCACGCCGGCAGCCAGAAAGAAGGGCGCACGGTATCCCAGGGCGTCGCCGACCATACCACCGGGCAGTGGACCGGCCATGCTGCCGAGAAACATCGCCATCTGCACGAGGCCAATCGCGAAGGCGATACGAGCGGACGGCGATTGAGACGCCGCCAGCGCGGATGAAGCCGCGGTGATGCCCGTCATGGCCCCGTAGATCGTCCGCAGCACTATGAGGACGGGAACGTTCGGCGAAAGGCCGACCAAACCCGCCATGACCGCGCCGCCCAACAAGGCCCGCAGCACCATCGTCCGGCGACCGAAGCGGTCGGCCAGCGCCCCCCACAGCGGACCGACGGCGAACGCGCCCAACCCTGTCGCGAACTGCGTGACGCCCGTCCAGAACGCCGCCTTGCTCGGCTCAGCCACGCCGAGCTGCTGGATAAAGAGGGGCAGAAGCGGGCTTGCCGCATTGAACGCAAAGGCGCCGAGAAACTGCGCCAGAGCCAGGGCATAGAGGCTCCGCTGCCAACTGGGGAGATGCTGCGTGGAACGCATGCTTTCCTTGCTCAACAAAGCTATCAGGCGCTGGCCTGCGTTCCCACGCGGTTTTTCGTTGTTCTCCTGTACATCCACCACGCCCCCAACCCCAGGAGGAAGTACATGCCCGCGTCCACCGCAAATATGGACCGTACGCCGAATGCAATGGTCAGCGTGCCCGCGGCCAGCGCCGCGACTCCCTGCGACAGCGCTCCCGCGCTCTGGGCCACGCCGAACACCGCGCCCTGGCGCTCGCGGGAGACAGATGCGCTGAGCAGGGAGTTGATGGACGTGAGGAGGCTGCCCTGACAGAGGCCCACCAGCCCGATCAGCAGCGCCGACTGGATGGCGGACTGCACCCAGAGTTGGGGCAGGAACAACACGGACGCGACGCACCCGGCTATGGCGACCACCAGCAGGAAGCGCTCGGCGTGACCCCATCGTCCGATGACCACGGATGAAAACGCGCTCGCAAGCCCCAGCAGCGATAGGGCCAGTCCGGCGGCCGTCGCGGCTCCTTCAGTGACCAGGCCCTGCATAAACACCGCCAGCACCGGCTGAAGCATGAAGGGCCCGAAGCGGATGATCATCAACATGCCCAGGAAAGGAATCACGTTCGTTATACCCAGGACCATGCGTACATTGTCTATCGGGCTCTGGTGCGAGCCAGACGTCTCAGCGAGCTTGAAGTCCTCTCGGACGAACAGTACCACTATCAGACACGCGACGACCAACGACACGCCCATTACGAAGAACGGTGCACGATATCCCAGCGCGTCCGCGATTATCCCGCCCGCCAGAGGGCCAGTCATGGAACCCAGGAAGAACGCCATCTGGATTAGTCCCACCGCGAACGGGATTCGGGAACGCGGCGCCTGAGAGGCTACCAACGCGGAGGTCGCCGTGCTCACGCCGGCGAGCACGCCGTGGATGGCGCGCATGGCGATCAAGACTCCCAGGCTGGGAGATAGTCCCGACAGGACGAGGATGCACGCGCCCCCGGCGGTCGAGCGCAGGACCATGGACTTCCGCCCATAGCGGTCCGCCAACGTCCCCCAAATCGGGGCGGCGAGAAAGGAGCCGAAACCGCTCGCAAACGTGGCCACGCCCGCCCAGAAGGCCGCTTCACTTGGATTCTTTATCCCCAGGTCCTGGATGAATAGCGGAAGAAGCGGGGTCACGCCGCTGAACGCCGCCGTGGAGAGGAATTGGGCGATGACCAGTGTATAAAGGTTGCGTTGCCAGCTCATCACGCCGCGCTTGCTAGTCACCAGGGCATTATAACCAATGTCAGGCAGGACAGAGAAGGCACATGACCCGCGCAGCGCTGTTCGTCCACGTATGCATCGTGCGAAAGGCATGGCCTGTGAGGGAACCGTTCCGCGCCGGTGCCGAGCGCTCGGCAAGCGCAAGGCGGGATCCACGCGCAACCCTCGACAGCGGCACTCCACGCGAGTAGAATAGTTTCGCAACAACGTCCGAGGTCCGTATGCCACCCGGATATAAGCGCACGCCGCTCTACACCGCCCACGTCAGCGCCAGCGCCAGGATGGTACCCTTCGCCGGATGGGAGATGCCTATCTCTTTCCCGTCCGGCATCATCGCCGAACACCGCGCAGTCCGCTCCTCCGCGGGCATCTTCGACGTGTCCCACATGGGCCGCCTGGAGTTGCGCGGCGCGATGGCAGGCGCTTTTCTGGACACCGTTTTGACCGCGGACATCCCGCGCCTGACCGAGGGCCGCGCCCGCTATACCTTCGTCCTCCGAGAGGACGGCGGCATCCTGGACGACTGCATCATCTACAAGCTGAAGCCGGAGCGGTTCCTCCTCATCTGCAACGCCTCCCGGCGCGACGAGGTGGTCGCCTGGCTCGTGGAGCGCTTTCCGTACCCGCCGCCCCAGTTCATTGACCGCACCGAGGGCACGGTGATGATCGCCTGCCAGGGACCGGCCGCGCGGGATCTCGTCGTCGGGCTGCTGGACTCGGACGTGGACGAGCTGATGCCCTACAGCAACAAGGAGATGGACGTGGGAGGCAGGCGCATCCTCGTCGCCCGCACCGGCTACACCGGCGAGGACGGGATGGAAATCATAGCGCCGGGAGAGATGAGCACCCTGCTGTGGGAGCGTCTGCGCCAGAAGGGCGCGACGCCCTGCGGCCTCGGCGCCCGCGACACCTTGCGGCTGGAGGCAGGCCTGCGCCTCTACGGCCAGGACATGGACACGTCCACCAACCCCCTTGAGGCTGGACTGGAGCGGTTCGTTGAGTTCTCCAAGGCCAGCTTCATTGGCCGGGAGGCCCTGCTGAATACAAGAGAGCGCGGCGTGGCCCGCAAGCTGGTTGGCCTGGAGATACTGGGACGCAGCATCCCGCGTCACGGCTACGCCATCCTGAGCGACGGCCAGCCCGTGGGCGCCGTCGCCAGCGGTAGCTACGCTCCCACCCTGGACAAGAATATCGCCATGGGATATGTGCCCACGGGATTGAGCGCGCCCGGCACAAAGCTCTGGGTGGACATCCGGGGCAAGCCCGTTGAGGCTGTCGTCGCTCACATGCCTTTTTATTCCCGGACGCGTCCGCTCGCGCCCGCGGGGAGGTGAACGTGTACCCTTCGGACCTGAAGTACAGCAAGGAGCACGAGTGGGTGCGCCTGGGCAACGACGGCGCCGCCGAGGTCGGCATCACCCAGTTTGCGCAGGAGCAGCTCGGCGACGTGGTGTACATTGACCTGCCCGCCGTGGGCGCGCACATAGAGCAGTTCAAAAAGATGGGTGAGATCGAGTCGGTCAAGGCCGTCTCCGAGGTTTTCGCCCCGGTGAGCGGCGAGGTCATGGCCATCAACCAGGAGCTTGTTCAAACGCCGGAGGCGGTGAACAAAGACCCCTACGGAAAGGGGTGGATGGTGCGCGTGCGCCTCAAGGACAAGGGCGAGGCCGCCCGGCTCATGGACGCCCGCGCCTACCAGGAGATGCTGGGGAAGGCAAAGCACTAGCCTATGCCCTCTCCCTACATCCCGAACACGGACGCCGACCGCCGCGCTCTGCTTGAGGCCATTGGCGCGCGCTCCGTGGACGAGCTTTTCGCCGATATCCCGCGCGCGCACCGCGACCCGGAGCTGCGCCTGCAGCCGCCGCTGTCGGAGGCGGAGCTGAAGCGCGAGCTTGCGGCCCTGGCGCGGCGGAACGCGGCCCCCGGCGAGTACGCCTGCTTCCTGGGGGCGGGCGCCTATCATCACTATATCCCCGCCATCGTCCCCTACCTCACCGGACGCGCGGAGTTCGCCACCTGCTACACCCCCTATCAGCCGGAGATCAGCCAGGGGACGCTCCAGGCCACCTACGAGTTCCAGTCGCTGGTCTGCCAGCTCACCGGCATGGAGGTGGCCAACGCCGGCATGTACGACGGCTCCACCGCTCTGGCGGAGGCCGCCCTGATGTCCTGCCGCATCACGGGCCGTAGCGCCATCGCTTACACGGACGCCCTGCACCCGCGCTACTTGGACGTGCTCCGCACGTACCTGGAGAGCCAAGGCCTCACGCTGGTCATGACCAGCGGCGCGTCGGCCCTGCCCCTGGATACGGCGGGCGTCATCGTCCAGAGCCCGAACTTCTATGGCTGCCTGGAGGACATGTCCACCGCGGCCCAGGCGGCCCACGCCGCGGGCGCGCTGCTGATCGCCGCATTCGACCCCATCGCACTGGGGATGTTCCGGCCGCCGGGCGACTTCGGCGCGGACATCGCGGTGGGCGAGGGCCAGCCGCTGGGTCTGGGCATGAGCTTCGGCGGACCGTACGTGGGCCTCTTCGCCACGCGCACGCAGCACCTGCGCCAGATGCCCGGTCGGCTGGTGGGCCGCGCGAAGGACTCGCAGGGGCGCGACGGCTTTGTCCTCACGCTGCAGACGCGGGAGCAGCACATCCGCCGCGAGCGCGCCACGTCCAACATCTGCACCAGCGAGTCGCTCATGGCCACCGCCGCCACCATCTACCTGGCCGCCCTGGGACGGCGCGGCCTCCGGCGCGTGGCCGAGTTGTGCTACCACAAGGCCCATTACACAGCGGAGCGCATCGCGGCACTCACGGGCTACACCCTGCCGGTCCGCGGGACATTCTTCCGGGAGTTCGTCATTCACTGTCCGGCGCCGCCGCACCTGATCAACCAGCGATTGCTGGAGCAGGGCATCATCGGCGGGCTGGACGTGAGCGACCGCTTCCCTAACGCCATGCTGCTGTGCGTGACAGAGATGACCACCCGCCAGGAGATAGACCGGCTGGTGGACGCGTTCCGCAAAGCGGGAGGGCGCTAGCCATGCCAGGACTGGAGCGCCGCCCCCTGCTCATGGACCAGAGCAAGCCCGGCCGCACTGGTTGCACCGTGCCCGCTCTGGACGTGCCGGAGTCGCCGCTGCCGCCCGCGGCCATGCTGCGCGACGACCTTCCCCTGCCGGAGGTGAGCGAGCGCGACATCGTCAGCTACTTCCACAGGCTGAGCCAGCTCAACTACTCGGTGGATGAAGGCTTCTACCCTCTTGGCTCCTGCACCATGAAGTACAACCCCAAGTGGCACGATGAGGTGGCCCGCCTGCCCGGCTTCGCGCAGGTGCATCCCTTGCAACCTGAGGAGACCGTCCAGGGCGCGCTCCAGATGATGTACGAGCTGCAACAGATGCTCGCCGAGATCCTGGGCATGCGCGCGGCGAGCCTGTGCCCCATGGCGGGCGCTCACGGCGAGCTGACGGGCATCATGATGGTCCGCGCCTATCACGTCTCCCGCGGCGACAAACGTCGGACGAAGATACTGGCGCCGGACTCTGCCCACGGGACGAACCCGGCCACGGCGGCCATGTGCGGCTTCCGCGTCGTAACAGTGCCATCGGACGGGCGGGGCGACATGGACCTGGCGGCGCTTCAGGCCTCCCTGGGGCCGGACATGGCCGGCCTCATGATAACCCTGCCCAGCACGCTCGGCCTCTTCGACCCGCACATCACGGAGATCACCGAGCGGGTGCACCGCGCGGGCGGGCTGGTGTACGGCGACGGCGCAAACCTGAACGCCATCCTGGGCAAAGTGAAGCTGGGCGCTCTCGGCTTCGACGTGGTGCACACCAACCTGCACAAGACTTTCACCACGCCGCACGGCGGCGGCGGTCCGGGCTCAGGGCCCGTGGCTGTGGGGGAACGCCTGACGCCCTTCCTGCCGACACCCCACGTGGCGCACCGGCGCGATGAACACGGCGAGCGGTACGTGTTCGTGAGGCCGGAGAAGTCCATCGGGCGGATTGGCGCGTTCCAGGGCAACTTCGGGATGCTGGTGCGGGCCTACTGCTACATCCGCCAACTGGGCGCGCCCGGCCTGCGGGAGGTCGCGGAGAACGCCGTCCTGAACGCCAACTACCTCCTGGCGAGGCTGAAGGACGCCTACCACCTGCCCTACGACCGCCGCTGCATGCACGAGGTTATCCTGTCGGCGTCCCGGCAAAAGGCCAGGGGCGTCCGCGCCCTGGACATCGCCAAGCGGCTCATTGACTACGGCTTCCATCCGCCGACCATGTACTTCCCGCTGGTCGTGGACGAGGCGCTGATGATCGAGCCGACGGAGACGGAGAGCGTGGAGACGCTGGACGCCTTTGTGGAGGCGATGCTCGCCATCGCCCGCGAGGCGGAGCAGGACCCTGAAGTAGTGCGGAGCGCGCCCCACAAAGCGCCCATCACGCGCCTGGACGAGGCCACCGCCGCGCGCAAGCCCGACCTGCGCTGGCAGCCGCGGAGCTAGACGGGCCGCCGTCCGCAGCACGGCGGCGTCTTCAGCCCAAAGCAAAGGCCCCCTTCTTGAAAGAAGGGGGCCTTTTGGTCTCCAGAGAAACGGGAAAAGCTGGCCGACGGGGCGCCTACTTCTTTTCGCCCTTGGCGGGAGCAGCACCCTTGGCGGGAGCAGCGCCCTTGACCGGAGCACCACCCTTGGCCGCCTCGGCTTTACCGGCTTCGCCCTTGGCGGCGCCGGCTTCGGCGGCGGGAGCGCCTTCAGCAGCCTCAGCGCCCTCGGCAGGCACCTCAGCCTTGACTTCCTCCTCCGCCCGCTCAAAGTGGATGGCGGCTACCACGGCATCAGGGTCTGTACGGACGCTGATGTTGGGACTCAAGCGGATGTCCATCACGCGAATGACCTGGCCGATCTCCGCCAGCCCGGATACATCCACCACCACCTGGCGCGGCAGGTCGAGAGGCAGGCACTCCACCTCCAGCAACTGAAGGGGCCGCGTCAGGACGCCGCCCGGCAGCTTGGCCGCCGGAGCTTCGCCTGTCAGGACAATGGGAATGCTCATGCGGACCTTCTCCGTCAGGCTGACCTGGCGAAGGTCCACGTGGACGATGGAGCTTGTCACAGGGTCACGCTGGAGACCCGACACGAACGCTAGGTGCTTTTCCGCGTCGCCTTCCACCACCACGGACACAGGCGCGCTGCGGCCCACCTTGGCCAGCACCTTTTGAAGTACGGCTGTCTCCACTTCCACGGACAGGGAGGCAATGCCACTACCGTAGAGGCGCGCGGGCGTGAGGCCCTGGCGGCGCAAAAACCGGACGCGCTTGCCGAGGGCGTGGCGGACGCGCGCGGGGAGCTGGACCTGGTCTGCTGCTGAGGTAGTCATCGGTTCATTCCTGACGAGTAATCTGGTACAATCAACCCACAAACACCCATTATATCCACATTGGCTCCCACAGACAAGCGCAAGGAGGAACTGACATGGGAGACGTCCTCCGGTTCCTGCACCTGGTCACCGCGCTCTGGTTTTCCGCGGGAGTCGGCCTCCAGATGGTCGTTCTTGCCCAGGGCGCCCGCGCCAAAGACCTCACGGTGGTGGCTTTTTCGTTCGGCCTGGCCCAACGCGCGCAGAAGGTATTCATCATACCCGCCCTGCTGGTCCTGGGGCTGACCGGCGGCCTGACCATGATTGCGCTGGGCGTGAGCGGCAGAAAAGTGTGGATCATGCTCTCCGTCGCGCTGACGCTCCTGCTGCTCCTGGTGGACGTCCTCTACCTGCAGCCGCACCTGGCGGAGGCCGAGAAGACCGCCCGCGAGGCTGTAGCAAGGGGCAAGCTGACGCCGCGCCTCTCCATGTGCGTGCAGGACCGCCGACGCGGCGCCGTCAGCCACGGAATGGCATTGGTCCTCGTCGTCATCGTCGCCCTGATGGCCTTCCAGCCTTTCTAAAATGGGAGTTGCTCTCCGAGGGCACAAGCTACATCGCTTGCGTTCACCCCTCGTGTGACGTCTATCGGGGCTTGGCGGGCCACGCGACGGGTCGCATCACGGAGCGCGTATCACCGAAAGTCGGCATGACCGTCGTGTGGTAGTCTTCCGGCCCTCCCGCAACGAGGACAATGATGTCCTCGGCCTTTTTCGCAGGCTTTGCCAGTCCGGCGACGACGTTGCCTTTCGTCGTCCGTTCCGCCCGCCTGTTCATTTTGGCCTCGAGACCCTGGACGGGAATTCCAGCCTTCTCATAGATTCCTGCCTTAACCGCGGCTTTCGTGTAGCCCTCATCGGCGAGACGTATGGCGAGGCCTACGCTCGCGATAATCACCGGCTCACCACCGCCAAGCTGAATATCGTTATGACCAATGTTTGAAAGGCTCTGCGCCAAGCACTCCAGCAGGTAGGGCGTCTTCATTTTGCCCAAGTTCAGGCTTATCGTCCCCTGGACAGCGACAACCGTGATCGCGCTGGCGCCTCTGGCAAAGCCCCGTTCAACGTGGTATGGCTCCCATGGACTCTGTGCCTCAGCCTCACCCAGACAGCATGTGTACTTCCCGGGAAACCCCAGAATCGCCTTGTCCACCTCCTCCGGCACGCCGCCGCCAATGTTCAGGAGCAGCAGCCGGACGGCTCTGCCCAGCGTCGCGTTCGCGCGGTTTCCTGGGCCAAGGGCGTTACGCCCCGTATTCATTTTCAGGTCCTGGACTACGGGCCCGTTCACGATGACAAAGGGGCAACAAGGACTTGTCGTGGACTGGACGCCATCCAGATTGAAGGCTGGGTCAGCAAGGGCCTCCACTATCGCCAGAATGACGGGCATGTA is a window of Dehalococcoidia bacterium DNA encoding:
- a CDS encoding metallophosphoesterase family protein: MRVLVVADVHGNLTAFETVIADARRRGGFDAIACAGDIVGYGPAPGECLALLRSFPHVAVAGNHDWGAVGKVNLRDFNPAAAEVCRWAGAQLNAEQRTYLEDLPLTTTVGDLTLAHGSPRDPVWEYLVSESAAQQCFPLFSTPACLVGHSHLPLLFEQRAGGSCNVRLLEPNKTVSLEGRRLIFNPGGVGQPRDRDPRAAYALYDHKARSLTHHRVAYDVAATQEAMRLHRLPQSLIERLSHGV
- a CDS encoding MFS transporter; this translates as MRSTQHLPSWQRSLYALALAQFLGAFAFNAASPLLPLFIQQLGVAEPSKAAFWTGVTQFATGLGAFAVGPLWGALADRFGRRTMVLRALLGGAVMAGLVGLSPNVPVLIVLRTIYGAMTGITAASSALAASQSPSARIAFAIGLVQMAMFLGSMAGPLPGGMVGDALGYRAPFFLAAGVAFMGFLVVLLFVRERFEPPQGKGRHIHPLRNMRVVLTMPKVVPLLGVLMIIYFGPFMVQPIMAVYMQDMVAEGAATFAGLALSVFGLASAVSSLAVARLSRGYSLYLAVLVAAFAAAALYLLQVWLRSPVAAAVLFGAVGLCQGTLLTATSTLLSAAVPREKQGAVFGVAQSVNAFGVGLAALVAGTMTVVLGVRSIFIADTALFIVLGLIVWKILSTEQRRSANTVGAHD
- a CDS encoding MFS transporter yields the protein MTSKRGVMSWQRNLYTLVIAQFLSTAAFSGVTPLLPLFIQDLGIKNPSEAAFWAGVATFASGFGSFLAAPIWGTLADRYGRKSMVLRSTAGGACILVLSGLSPSLGVLIAMRAIHGVLAGVSTATSALVASQAPRSRIPFAVGLIQMAFFLGSMTGPLAGGIIADALGYRAPFFVMGVSLVVACLIVVLFVREDFKLAETSGSHQSPIDNVRMVLGITNVIPFLGMLMIIRFGPFMLQPVLAVFMQGLVTEGAATAAGLALSLLGLASAFSSVVIGRWGHAERFLLVVAIAGCVASVLFLPQLWVQSAIQSALLIGLVGLCQGSLLTSINSLLSASVSRERQGAVFGVAQSAGALSQGVAALAAGTLTIAFGVRSIFAVDAGMYFLLGLGAWWMYRRTTKNRVGTQASA
- the gcvT gene encoding glycine cleavage system aminomethyltransferase GcvT; this translates as MPPGYKRTPLYTAHVSASARMVPFAGWEMPISFPSGIIAEHRAVRSSAGIFDVSHMGRLELRGAMAGAFLDTVLTADIPRLTEGRARYTFVLREDGGILDDCIIYKLKPERFLLICNASRRDEVVAWLVERFPYPPPQFIDRTEGTVMIACQGPAARDLVVGLLDSDVDELMPYSNKEMDVGGRRILVARTGYTGEDGMEIIAPGEMSTLLWERLRQKGATPCGLGARDTLRLEAGLRLYGQDMDTSTNPLEAGLERFVEFSKASFIGREALLNTRERGVARKLVGLEILGRSIPRHGYAILSDGQPVGAVASGSYAPTLDKNIAMGYVPTGLSAPGTKLWVDIRGKPVEAVVAHMPFYSRTRPLAPAGR
- the gcvH gene encoding glycine cleavage system protein GcvH gives rise to the protein MNVYPSDLKYSKEHEWVRLGNDGAAEVGITQFAQEQLGDVVYIDLPAVGAHIEQFKKMGEIESVKAVSEVFAPVSGEVMAINQELVQTPEAVNKDPYGKGWMVRVRLKDKGEAARLMDARAYQEMLGKAKH
- the gcvPA gene encoding aminomethyl-transferring glycine dehydrogenase subunit GcvPA — protein: MPSPYIPNTDADRRALLEAIGARSVDELFADIPRAHRDPELRLQPPLSEAELKRELAALARRNAAPGEYACFLGAGAYHHYIPAIVPYLTGRAEFATCYTPYQPEISQGTLQATYEFQSLVCQLTGMEVANAGMYDGSTALAEAALMSCRITGRSAIAYTDALHPRYLDVLRTYLESQGLTLVMTSGASALPLDTAGVIVQSPNFYGCLEDMSTAAQAAHAAGALLIAAFDPIALGMFRPPGDFGADIAVGEGQPLGLGMSFGGPYVGLFATRTQHLRQMPGRLVGRAKDSQGRDGFVLTLQTREQHIRRERATSNICTSESLMATAATIYLAALGRRGLRRVAELCYHKAHYTAERIAALTGYTLPVRGTFFREFVIHCPAPPHLINQRLLEQGIIGGLDVSDRFPNAMLLCVTEMTTRQEIDRLVDAFRKAGGR
- the gcvPB gene encoding aminomethyl-transferring glycine dehydrogenase subunit GcvPB, which codes for MPGLERRPLLMDQSKPGRTGCTVPALDVPESPLPPAAMLRDDLPLPEVSERDIVSYFHRLSQLNYSVDEGFYPLGSCTMKYNPKWHDEVARLPGFAQVHPLQPEETVQGALQMMYELQQMLAEILGMRAASLCPMAGAHGELTGIMMVRAYHVSRGDKRRTKILAPDSAHGTNPATAAMCGFRVVTVPSDGRGDMDLAALQASLGPDMAGLMITLPSTLGLFDPHITEITERVHRAGGLVYGDGANLNAILGKVKLGALGFDVVHTNLHKTFTTPHGGGGPGSGPVAVGERLTPFLPTPHVAHRRDEHGERYVFVRPEKSIGRIGAFQGNFGMLVRAYCYIRQLGAPGLREVAENAVLNANYLLARLKDAYHLPYDRRCMHEVILSASRQKARGVRALDIAKRLIDYGFHPPTMYFPLVVDEALMIEPTETESVETLDAFVEAMLAIAREAEQDPEVVRSAPHKAPITRLDEATAARKPDLRWQPRS
- a CDS encoding 50S ribosomal protein L25, with amino-acid sequence MTTSAADQVQLPARVRHALGKRVRFLRRQGLTPARLYGSGIASLSVEVETAVLQKVLAKVGRSAPVSVVVEGDAEKHLAFVSGLQRDPVTSSIVHVDLRQVSLTEKVRMSIPIVLTGEAPAAKLPGGVLTRPLQLLEVECLPLDLPRQVVVDVSGLAEIGQVIRVMDIRLSPNISVRTDPDAVVAAIHFERAEEEVKAEVPAEGAEAAEGAPAAEAGAAKGEAGKAEAAKGGAPVKGAAPAKGAAPAKGEKK
- a CDS encoding DUF2269 family protein; the encoded protein is MGDVLRFLHLVTALWFSAGVGLQMVVLAQGARAKDLTVVAFSFGLAQRAQKVFIIPALLVLGLTGGLTMIALGVSGRKVWIMLSVALTLLLLLVDVLYLQPHLAEAEKTAREAVARGKLTPRLSMCVQDRRRGAVSHGMALVLVVIVALMAFQPF